In Burkholderia contaminans, the following proteins share a genomic window:
- a CDS encoding CSS-motif domain-containing protein, translating into MLVVSAGLALAVWPQVTKIVLARSVAALGMQVVQQIDVVFDSAARTLADVDASPYAACSPQDRRLLRSASVQSKYIKDVGRLSGPDLLCTTMLGVLPRPFAPKRQPFRLTDAMSAFWTVPLLSSPDTLGLVVAGGRANLLMDLDAFRVPPPPGLHYVIELKDHPAALVIGLDKRGVPAYVDAGQVPGFRDGKPFCSARVPLCTVVVVTPQALANARRRAGWLLGIAAGAAGCCLGLGAWVLHRRWAALPAQIRRALANGQFVLRYQPIVALGASSRIVSAEALIRWTGGPAAPTCSLPRPNARA; encoded by the coding sequence GTGCTGGTCGTTTCGGCAGGACTGGCGTTGGCAGTGTGGCCACAGGTCACGAAGATCGTGCTGGCGCGATCGGTTGCCGCGCTGGGGATGCAAGTCGTCCAGCAGATCGACGTTGTATTCGACTCGGCGGCCAGGACGCTTGCCGACGTCGATGCCTCGCCGTACGCCGCCTGCTCGCCCCAGGATCGGCGCCTGTTGCGATCGGCTTCCGTGCAGTCGAAGTACATCAAGGACGTCGGACGCCTGTCGGGCCCCGATCTGCTCTGCACGACGATGCTGGGCGTGCTGCCCAGGCCCTTTGCGCCGAAGCGGCAGCCATTCCGGCTGACCGACGCGATGTCGGCCTTCTGGACTGTGCCGTTGTTGTCGAGCCCCGACACGCTGGGGCTGGTGGTCGCCGGGGGGAGGGCGAACCTGCTGATGGATCTGGACGCCTTCAGGGTGCCGCCGCCTCCGGGCCTGCACTACGTGATCGAACTCAAGGACCACCCGGCCGCGCTCGTCATCGGACTCGACAAGCGCGGCGTCCCGGCGTACGTCGATGCCGGCCAGGTGCCGGGGTTTCGGGACGGCAAACCATTCTGCTCGGCGCGGGTGCCGCTGTGCACCGTCGTCGTCGTGACGCCGCAGGCGCTCGCGAACGCGCGTCGGCGCGCCGGCTGGCTGCTGGGGATCGCCGCCGGCGCGGCGGGCTGCTGTCTGGGGCTCGGCGCGTGGGTGCTGCACCGGCGCTGGGCCGCGCTCCCGGCGCAGATACGTCGAGCGCTGGCAAACGGGCAATTCGTCCTGCGCTATCAGCCGATCGTTGCGCTGGGCGCGTCATCGCGAATCGTCTCCGCCGAAGCGCTGATCCGCTGGACCGGCGGGCCGGCCGCCCCGACGTGTTCATTGCCGAGGCCGAACGCGCGGGCATGA
- a CDS encoding HoxN/HupN/NixA family nickel/cobalt transporter: protein MLDSFLRLFNDSPSGLRGKIAAIYSLLVAFNVAAWIWAFVAFRDQPVLLGTALLAYVFGLRHAVDADHIAAIDNVTRKLMQGGRSPLGAGLFFSLGHSTVVIVMSAAVALTAASLARFESVKTWGGVISTSVSAFFLLVLAAANLLILISVYRTFRAARRGEAIVDADLDMLMNQRGVLARLFRPLFRLVSRSWHLYPVGFLFGLGFDTATEIALFGISATQVQGGMSFWSVMVLPALFTAGMTLVDTTDGILMMGAYRWAYVRPIRKIYYNMTITFVSVLVAALIGGIEVLALLADKLSLQGPVWAFSTLVASHFGMLGYVVIGLFLACWIVSAAIYRLKRYDEIDVTLSA from the coding sequence ATGCTCGACTCGTTCCTCCGCCTGTTCAACGACAGCCCGTCCGGGCTGCGCGGAAAAATCGCCGCGATCTACTCGCTGCTCGTCGCGTTCAACGTCGCCGCGTGGATCTGGGCCTTCGTCGCGTTCCGCGACCAGCCCGTGCTGCTGGGCACCGCGCTGCTCGCGTACGTGTTCGGGCTGCGCCACGCGGTCGATGCCGACCATATCGCCGCGATCGACAACGTCACGCGCAAGCTGATGCAGGGAGGCCGCAGCCCGCTCGGCGCGGGCCTGTTCTTCTCGCTCGGCCACTCGACCGTGGTGATCGTGATGTCGGCGGCGGTCGCGCTGACCGCGGCGTCGCTCGCGCGCTTCGAGAGCGTGAAGACCTGGGGCGGCGTGATCAGCACGAGCGTGTCGGCATTCTTCCTGCTCGTGCTCGCGGCCGCGAACCTGCTGATCCTGATCTCCGTGTACCGCACGTTTCGCGCGGCCCGTCGCGGCGAGGCGATCGTCGATGCCGATCTCGACATGCTGATGAACCAGCGCGGCGTGCTCGCGCGCCTGTTCCGGCCGCTGTTCCGCCTCGTGTCGCGCAGCTGGCACCTGTATCCGGTCGGCTTCCTGTTCGGCCTCGGCTTCGATACCGCGACCGAGATCGCGCTGTTCGGCATTTCCGCGACGCAGGTTCAGGGCGGCATGTCGTTCTGGTCGGTGATGGTGCTGCCGGCGCTGTTCACCGCGGGCATGACGCTCGTCGACACGACCGACGGCATCCTGATGATGGGCGCGTACCGCTGGGCATACGTGCGGCCGATCCGCAAGATCTACTACAACATGACGATCACGTTCGTGTCGGTGCTGGTCGCCGCGCTGATCGGCGGCATCGAGGTGCTCGCGCTGCTCGCCGACAAACTCTCGCTGCAGGGCCCCGTCTGGGCATTCTCGACGCTGGTCGCCTCGCATTTCGGGATGCTCGGCTACGTCGTGATCGGCCTGTTCCTCGCGTGCTGGATCGTATCGGCCGCGATCTACCGCCTCAAACGATACGACGAGATCGACGTGACGCTCTCGGCCTGA
- a CDS encoding cobalamin biosynthesis protein: MMRVALGIGFRAGVTAAQLDAAIRAALMPYPAAEPALVATLADKARARALRTLCARRGWPLVAFDAAQLASRPELAASGPSDAALARFGVAGVAEPCAQLAAPHGRLLGPKSIRDGVTVALAGPL, from the coding sequence ATGATGCGTGTCGCACTCGGCATTGGTTTCCGTGCCGGCGTGACGGCCGCGCAACTCGATGCCGCGATCCGCGCGGCGCTGATGCCGTACCCGGCCGCCGAACCGGCGCTCGTGGCCACGCTCGCCGACAAGGCGCGCGCCCGTGCGCTGCGCACGCTGTGCGCGCGACGCGGCTGGCCGCTCGTCGCGTTCGATGCGGCGCAGCTCGCGAGCCGCCCGGAGCTGGCCGCGAGCGGCCCGTCGGATGCCGCGCTCGCCCGCTTCGGCGTCGCGGGCGTGGCCGAGCCTTGCGCACAGCTCGCGGCGCCGCACGGCCGGCTGCTGGGCCCCAAATCCATCCGGGACGGCGTGACGGTCGCACTCGCCGGCCCGCTCTGA
- the cobW gene encoding cobalamin biosynthesis protein CobW: MTLRKLPVTIVTGFLGSGKTTLMRHILQHAEGRRIAVIVNEFGELGIDGEILKGCGIGCDDADGAQGEAAGQLYELANGCLCCTVQEEFYPVMEALVERRADIDHVLIETSGLALPKPLVQAFNWPTIRNSFTVDAVVTVVDGPAAASGQFAENPQAVDAQRRADPNLDHESPLHELFADQLSSADLVIVNKADLVGDAEFAQIETAIRDEIPPQVKIVRATRGELDLAMLLGLESASEETIHLRHDHHGSADDGDHDHHHDDFDSVVVSGDAGTREATIAALQRVVEAHTIYRAKGFAALPGAPMRLVIQGVGRRFDSYFDRRWQDGETRASRFVLIGEDLDAAALQRAFDAACAAEPQQA, encoded by the coding sequence ATGACCCTACGCAAGCTTCCCGTCACGATCGTCACGGGCTTTCTCGGCAGCGGCAAGACCACGCTGATGCGTCACATCCTGCAGCATGCCGAAGGCCGCCGCATCGCGGTGATCGTCAACGAATTCGGCGAGCTCGGCATCGACGGCGAAATCCTCAAGGGCTGCGGCATCGGCTGCGACGATGCCGACGGCGCGCAGGGCGAAGCGGCGGGCCAGCTCTACGAACTCGCGAACGGCTGCCTGTGCTGCACCGTGCAGGAAGAGTTCTATCCGGTGATGGAAGCGCTCGTCGAGCGCCGCGCGGACATCGACCACGTGCTGATCGAGACGTCCGGCCTCGCGCTGCCGAAGCCGCTCGTGCAGGCGTTCAACTGGCCGACGATCCGCAACAGCTTCACGGTCGACGCGGTCGTAACCGTGGTCGACGGGCCGGCCGCCGCCAGCGGCCAGTTCGCGGAAAACCCGCAGGCCGTCGACGCGCAGCGCCGCGCCGATCCGAACCTCGACCACGAATCGCCGCTGCACGAGCTGTTCGCCGACCAGCTGTCGTCCGCCGATCTCGTGATCGTGAACAAGGCCGATCTCGTCGGCGACGCGGAATTCGCGCAGATCGAAACCGCGATCCGCGACGAGATCCCGCCGCAGGTGAAGATCGTGCGCGCGACGCGCGGCGAGCTCGACCTCGCGATGCTGCTCGGCCTCGAATCGGCATCGGAAGAAACGATCCACCTGCGTCACGACCATCACGGCTCGGCCGACGACGGCGATCACGATCACCATCACGACGATTTCGACTCGGTGGTCGTGTCGGGCGATGCGGGTACGCGCGAAGCGACGATCGCCGCGCTGCAGCGCGTCGTCGAGGCGCACACGATCTACCGCGCGAAAGGCTTCGCCGCGCTGCCCGGCGCGCCGATGCGGCTCGTGATCCAGGGCGTCGGCCGCCGCTTCGACAGCTATTTCGACCGTCGCTGGCAGGACGGCGAAACGCGTGCGAGCCGCTTCGTGCTGATCGGCGAGGATCTCGACGCGGCCGCGCTGCAACGCGCGTTCGACGCCGCATGCGCGGCCGAGCCGCAACAGGCGTAA
- the cobN gene encoding cobaltochelatase subunit CobN, producing the protein MHLLRTTPGGFVDDTQGVVRIDQQPADIVILSSADTTLSLLASVVPRLPAGFPSVRLANVTFLRQPASVDFYVDDVLQHAKSVVIDHLGGEAYWPYGIEQAVSLASKRGQQLAMFSGDLQEDPNLVAKSTVAPDLCRLWWRYLREGGVHNAEALLRSIAFHTLGFGDEPEPPRPLPAAALYHPARDRASVDDWRPRWTPGAPVVAILFYRAHWQAANTAVFDALADALVDEGLNPLPIAVTSLKDAVSREVITQLCDTHDVALVLNTTAFAAGAIDSPEHDVLAGDAPVLQVILSGGNRDAWVADNQGLHARDIAMHIALPEVDGRIVTRAVSFKGLAYRCPHTEVDVVRYQPDAERIAFVAALARGWCRLRTLDHADKRVALILANYPQSEGRIGNGVGLDTPASALRVLAALRDAGYTVADLPPDGGALIARLTEGVTNDAAVHALRPAFQSFPLADYVARFARLPAAVRDALNERWGPPEADPTLRQGRFTIAGWRAGNVFVGIQPSRSRGENDYASYHDADLVPPHAYLAFYFWLRDAYRIDAVIHLGKHGNLEWLPGKSVALSDACWPDLTLGPLPHLYPFIVNDPGEGSQAKRRAQAVIVDHLMPPLTRAENYGPLQDLERQVDEYYEALMVDARRAKLLRKTILATIAEHRLHDELSVSPPRDAGDEDALLTRVDAWLCELKEAQIRDGLHVFGESPAERQRRDTLLALARFPVGDGKGARAGLIGALARDLALGDDFDPLAADWAAPWVGPRPAVLQALDASPWRHAGDTRERLERLAQQWLDGLCAADGRDTCTGTPPPGDWPHTLAVIERVRATLLPALDACGGEEMRQLLRGLDGRFVPPGPSGSPSRGRPDVLPTGRNFYSVDTRAVPTQAAWSLGLKSAQQLIERHLQDHGDYPRAIGLSVWGTATMRTGGDDIAQAFALLGVRPKWAHGSHRVTDFEILPIEIFDRPRIDVTLRVSGFFRDAFPNLMHLFDAAVQAVAALDEPEALNPIRARIEREREKWVAQGVAPDEARRRAGWRVFGARPGSYGAGLQDLIDQRRWQTDADLADAYRQWGGHAYAQNSAGDAGADVFGERLATIDVVVQNQDSREHDILDSNDYYQFQGGMTAAVRHLSGQQPSIYHGDHANPAAPKMRTLREEIARVIRSRVVNPKWLDGVKRHGYKGAAELAATVDYLYGYDATARVLSDHQYALVADAYLFDDATRAFLERHNPKALHGICERFVEAMQRGLWQQPGNYRERIEAVWLASEQLQEGGRR; encoded by the coding sequence ATGCATCTGCTGCGCACCACGCCGGGCGGCTTCGTCGACGATACGCAGGGCGTCGTCCGGATCGACCAGCAACCGGCCGACATCGTGATCCTCAGTTCGGCCGACACGACGCTGTCGCTCCTCGCGAGCGTCGTGCCGCGCCTGCCGGCCGGGTTCCCGAGCGTGCGGCTCGCGAACGTCACGTTCCTGCGGCAGCCGGCGTCGGTCGATTTCTACGTCGACGACGTGCTGCAGCATGCGAAGTCGGTCGTGATCGATCATCTCGGCGGCGAGGCGTACTGGCCGTACGGGATCGAGCAGGCCGTGTCGCTCGCGTCGAAGCGCGGGCAGCAGCTCGCGATGTTCTCGGGCGACCTGCAGGAAGACCCGAACCTCGTCGCGAAAAGCACCGTCGCGCCCGACCTGTGCCGGCTGTGGTGGCGCTACCTGCGTGAGGGTGGCGTGCACAACGCCGAGGCGCTGTTGCGCAGCATCGCCTTCCACACGCTCGGGTTCGGCGACGAACCCGAACCGCCGCGCCCGCTGCCGGCCGCCGCGCTGTATCACCCGGCGCGCGACCGCGCGAGCGTCGACGACTGGCGGCCGCGCTGGACGCCCGGCGCGCCCGTCGTCGCTATCCTGTTCTATCGCGCGCACTGGCAGGCGGCAAACACGGCCGTGTTCGATGCACTGGCCGACGCGCTCGTCGACGAAGGGCTGAATCCGCTGCCGATCGCGGTCACGTCGTTGAAGGACGCGGTCAGCCGCGAAGTCATCACGCAGCTCTGCGACACGCACGACGTCGCGCTCGTGCTGAACACGACCGCGTTCGCGGCGGGCGCAATCGACAGCCCCGAGCACGACGTGCTCGCCGGCGACGCGCCGGTATTGCAGGTGATCCTGTCCGGCGGCAATCGCGACGCGTGGGTGGCCGACAACCAGGGCCTGCATGCGCGCGACATCGCGATGCATATCGCGCTGCCCGAGGTCGACGGGCGCATCGTCACGCGCGCGGTGAGCTTCAAGGGGCTCGCGTACCGCTGCCCGCACACCGAGGTCGACGTCGTGCGCTACCAGCCGGACGCCGAGCGGATCGCGTTCGTCGCGGCGCTTGCGCGCGGCTGGTGCCGGCTGCGCACGCTCGACCACGCCGACAAGCGCGTCGCGCTGATTCTCGCGAACTATCCGCAAAGCGAAGGGCGCATCGGCAACGGCGTTGGGCTCGACACGCCGGCGTCCGCGCTGCGCGTGCTCGCGGCGCTGCGCGACGCGGGCTACACGGTGGCCGACCTGCCGCCCGACGGCGGCGCGCTGATCGCGCGGCTCACCGAAGGCGTGACCAACGACGCGGCCGTGCATGCGTTGCGCCCCGCATTCCAGAGCTTCCCGCTGGCCGACTACGTCGCGCGTTTCGCGCGGCTGCCGGCGGCCGTGCGCGATGCGCTGAACGAACGCTGGGGTCCGCCCGAAGCCGACCCGACGCTGCGGCAAGGGCGCTTCACGATCGCCGGCTGGCGCGCGGGCAACGTGTTCGTCGGCATCCAGCCGTCGCGCTCGCGCGGCGAGAACGACTACGCGAGCTATCACGACGCGGATCTCGTGCCGCCGCATGCGTATCTCGCGTTCTATTTCTGGCTGCGCGATGCGTATCGCATCGACGCGGTCATCCACCTCGGCAAGCACGGCAACCTCGAATGGCTGCCGGGCAAGAGCGTCGCGCTGTCCGACGCGTGCTGGCCCGACCTCACGCTCGGGCCGCTGCCGCACCTGTATCCGTTCATCGTCAACGATCCGGGCGAGGGCAGCCAGGCGAAGCGCCGCGCGCAGGCCGTGATCGTCGATCACCTGATGCCGCCGCTCACCCGCGCGGAAAACTACGGTCCGTTGCAGGATCTCGAACGGCAGGTCGACGAATACTACGAAGCGCTGATGGTCGATGCGCGGCGCGCGAAGCTGCTGCGCAAGACGATCCTCGCGACGATCGCCGAGCATCGGCTGCACGACGAACTGAGCGTGTCGCCGCCGCGCGACGCGGGCGACGAGGATGCGCTGCTCACCCGCGTCGACGCGTGGCTGTGCGAACTGAAGGAAGCGCAGATCCGCGACGGGCTGCACGTGTTCGGCGAATCGCCGGCCGAGCGCCAGCGTCGCGACACGCTGCTCGCGCTCGCGCGTTTTCCGGTCGGCGACGGCAAGGGGGCGCGCGCCGGGCTGATCGGCGCGCTCGCACGCGATCTCGCGCTCGGCGATGACTTCGATCCGCTCGCGGCCGACTGGGCCGCGCCGTGGGTCGGCCCGCGTCCGGCGGTCCTGCAGGCGCTCGACGCATCGCCGTGGCGCCATGCGGGCGATACACGCGAGCGGCTCGAACGGCTCGCGCAGCAATGGCTCGACGGGCTGTGCGCAGCCGACGGCCGCGACACGTGCACCGGCACGCCGCCGCCCGGCGACTGGCCGCATACGCTCGCCGTCATCGAACGCGTCCGCGCGACGCTGTTGCCCGCGCTCGATGCGTGCGGCGGCGAGGAAATGCGCCAGCTGCTGCGCGGGCTCGACGGCCGCTTCGTGCCGCCGGGGCCGAGCGGCTCGCCGTCGCGCGGCCGCCCCGACGTACTGCCGACCGGCCGCAATTTCTACTCGGTCGACACGCGTGCGGTGCCGACGCAGGCCGCGTGGTCGCTCGGCCTGAAATCCGCGCAGCAGCTGATCGAGCGCCATCTGCAGGATCACGGCGACTATCCGCGCGCGATCGGCCTGTCGGTCTGGGGCACGGCCACGATGCGCACCGGCGGCGACGACATCGCGCAGGCGTTCGCGCTGCTCGGCGTGCGGCCGAAATGGGCGCACGGCAGCCACCGCGTGACCGACTTCGAGATCCTGCCGATCGAGATCTTCGACCGGCCGCGCATCGACGTGACGCTGCGCGTGTCGGGCTTCTTCCGCGACGCGTTCCCGAACCTGATGCACCTGTTCGACGCGGCCGTGCAGGCGGTGGCCGCGCTCGACGAGCCCGAGGCGCTGAACCCGATCCGCGCGCGCATCGAGCGCGAACGCGAGAAATGGGTGGCGCAGGGCGTGGCGCCGGACGAAGCGCGGCGCCGCGCCGGCTGGCGCGTGTTCGGCGCGCGGCCGGGCAGCTACGGCGCGGGCCTGCAGGACCTGATCGACCAGCGCCGCTGGCAGACCGACGCCGATCTCGCCGATGCCTACCGCCAGTGGGGCGGCCATGCGTACGCGCAGAACAGCGCGGGCGACGCCGGGGCCGACGTGTTCGGCGAGCGGCTCGCGACGATCGACGTCGTCGTGCAGAACCAGGACAGCCGCGAGCACGACATCCTCGATTCGAACGACTACTACCAGTTCCAGGGCGGGATGACGGCGGCCGTGCGGCACCTGTCCGGGCAGCAGCCGAGCATCTACCACGGCGACCACGCGAACCCGGCCGCGCCGAAGATGCGCACGCTGCGCGAGGAAATCGCGCGCGTGATCCGCTCGCGCGTCGTCAACCCGAAATGGCTCGACGGCGTGAAGCGACATGGTTACAAGGGCGCGGCCGAGCTGGCCGCGACCGTCGACTACCTGTACGGCTATGACGCGACCGCGCGCGTGCTGTCCGACCACCAGTACGCGCTCGTCGCCGACGCGTACCTGTTCGACGACGCCACCCGCGCGTTCCTCGAGCGGCACAATCCGAAGGCGCTGCACGGCATCTGCGAACGCTTCGTCGAGGCGATGCAGCGCGGCTTGTGGCAGCAGCCGGGCAACTATCGCGAACGGATCGAAGCGGTCTGGCTCGCGAGCGAACAACTCCAGGAAGGAGGACGGCGATGA
- the cobA gene encoding uroporphyrinogen-III C-methyltransferase has translation MSRAWLIGAGPGDADLLTLKAAHAIGVADVLLVDDLVNPDVLRHARADAHVEHVGKRGGHASTPQETIVAAMLAHLRAGRSVARLKGGDPFVFGRGGEELAALGAAGFPVEVVNGVTAGIAAPAAIGIPVTQRGDAQGVIFVTGHGAGADEPDWRALAATRMTIVIYMGIRRLDAIATALREGGLPGETPCAAIENATRVEQRHVLATLDTLVERIDATGIGSPAIVVIGRVAAFADDPAVRAALGGGA, from the coding sequence ATGAGCCGCGCCTGGCTCATCGGCGCCGGCCCGGGCGATGCCGACCTGCTGACGCTCAAGGCCGCCCACGCGATCGGCGTGGCGGACGTGCTGCTCGTCGACGATCTCGTGAATCCCGACGTGCTGCGCCATGCGCGCGCCGATGCGCACGTCGAGCACGTCGGCAAGCGCGGCGGCCATGCATCGACGCCGCAGGAGACGATCGTCGCCGCGATGCTCGCGCATCTGCGCGCGGGCCGCAGCGTCGCGCGGCTCAAGGGCGGCGATCCGTTCGTGTTCGGCCGCGGCGGCGAGGAGCTGGCCGCGCTCGGCGCGGCGGGATTCCCGGTCGAGGTCGTGAACGGCGTTACCGCGGGCATCGCCGCGCCGGCTGCCATCGGCATCCCGGTCACGCAGCGCGGCGATGCGCAGGGCGTGATCTTCGTCACGGGCCACGGCGCGGGCGCCGACGAACCCGACTGGCGCGCACTCGCGGCCACGCGCATGACGATCGTCATCTACATGGGCATTCGCCGGCTCGACGCGATTGCAACCGCGCTGCGCGAAGGCGGCCTGCCCGGCGAGACGCCGTGCGCGGCGATCGAGAACGCGACGCGCGTCGAACAACGGCACGTGCTCGCCACGCTCGACACGCTCGTCGAACGTATCGACGCCACCGGCATCGGTTCACCCGCGATCGTCGTGATCGGCCGCGTCGCGGCGTTCGCCGACGATCCCGCGGTACGTGCCGCGCTCGGCGGCGGCGCATGA
- a CDS encoding EAL domain-containing protein translates to MIVDVTAFVVRTVLREMRVLFDSRPDFCVTINASAPELRDGSLMATLNGCWPAGLPRRHVGVELTERSTVELPEIVPALRQLRELGHPVYIDDFGTGYSSLSLLQHLPIDYIKVDRSLLPVAPQHDGTSFIPEILAIARRLGAGLVFEGVETREQADMLDIPGQSIRAQGWYFGRPDTVEALRHAIAAQSPGTG, encoded by the coding sequence ATGATCGTCGACGTCACGGCGTTCGTCGTACGCACGGTCCTGCGGGAGATGCGCGTGCTGTTCGACAGCAGGCCGGACTTTTGCGTCACCATCAACGCCAGCGCGCCCGAATTGCGGGACGGCAGCCTGATGGCGACGCTGAACGGCTGCTGGCCGGCCGGATTGCCGCGCCGGCATGTCGGCGTCGAACTGACCGAACGGTCGACCGTGGAGCTGCCGGAAATCGTGCCGGCACTGCGGCAATTGCGCGAGCTCGGGCATCCCGTCTACATCGACGATTTTGGCACCGGCTACTCCAGCCTGAGCCTGCTGCAGCATCTTCCGATCGACTACATCAAGGTCGACCGTTCGCTGCTGCCGGTCGCGCCGCAGCATGACGGCACTTCGTTCATTCCGGAGATCCTGGCGATCGCCCGCCGGCTCGGGGCCGGCCTGGTCTTCGAGGGCGTCGAGACCCGTGAGCAGGCGGACATGCTCGACATCCCCGGGCAGTCGATCCGTGCACAGGGCTGGTATTTCGGGCGTCCCGATACCGTCGAAGCGCTGCGCCACGCGATCGCGGCGCAGTCGCCGGGAACCGGCTGA
- a CDS encoding ATP-binding protein, which translates to MTDPTTHRARAVFPFAALVAQDALQQALLLAAIDPSLGGVLVSGPRGTAKSTAARGLAELLPEGQFVTLPLSASDEQVTGTLDLAHALAENGVRFRPGLLARAHLGVLYVDEVNLLADGLVDTLLDVAASGVNIVERDGVSHAHDARFVLIGTMNPEEGELRPQLLDRFGLMVELENCFDAAQRERIVKARLAFDLDPDAFRARHASAQRELGSRIQAARARLAALDFDDAVHARVSALCIAAAVDGLRADLVMLRAARTLAALEQADAVTVSHVERVADAVLRHRRHAGAPPSSGAPQRDDERNDRSAPDVPDVHDRPDDSSDMAKNDATASQGDWGYLPPEPAGLREVKGVVPLPLKKR; encoded by the coding sequence ATGACCGATCCGACGACGCACCGCGCCCGCGCGGTCTTTCCGTTTGCGGCGCTGGTCGCACAGGACGCGTTGCAGCAGGCGCTGCTGCTCGCCGCGATCGACCCGTCGCTCGGCGGCGTGCTCGTGAGCGGGCCGCGCGGCACCGCGAAATCGACTGCGGCGCGCGGCCTCGCGGAGCTGTTGCCCGAAGGGCAGTTCGTCACGCTGCCGCTGTCGGCGAGCGACGAGCAGGTGACGGGGACGCTCGATCTCGCGCATGCACTCGCCGAAAACGGCGTGCGCTTCCGGCCGGGCCTGCTCGCGCGGGCGCATCTCGGCGTGCTGTATGTCGACGAAGTGAACCTGCTCGCCGACGGGCTCGTCGATACACTGCTCGACGTCGCCGCGAGCGGCGTGAACATCGTCGAGCGCGATGGCGTGTCGCACGCGCACGATGCGCGCTTCGTGCTCATCGGCACGATGAATCCGGAGGAGGGCGAGCTGCGTCCGCAACTGCTCGACCGCTTCGGGTTGATGGTCGAGCTGGAGAACTGCTTCGACGCCGCGCAGCGCGAGCGGATCGTGAAGGCGCGGCTCGCGTTCGATCTCGATCCGGATGCGTTCCGCGCACGTCATGCATCCGCGCAGCGCGAACTCGGCAGCCGCATTCAGGCGGCGCGCGCCCGGCTGGCGGCGCTCGATTTCGACGATGCGGTCCATGCGCGCGTCAGCGCGCTGTGCATCGCCGCGGCGGTCGACGGGCTGCGTGCCGATCTCGTGATGCTGCGCGCGGCGCGCACGCTCGCCGCGCTGGAGCAGGCCGACGCTGTGACGGTGTCGCATGTCGAGCGGGTGGCCGACGCGGTGCTGCGGCACCGGCGCCACGCGGGCGCGCCGCCCTCGTCAGGCGCGCCGCAACGCGACGACGAACGCAACGATCGCTCTGCGCCCGATGTGCCCGATGTGCACGATCGCCCCGACGATTCGTCTGATATGGCGAAGAACGATGCCACCGCATCGCAGGGCGACTGGGGCTACCTGCCACCCGAGCCGGCCGGGCTGCGCGAAGTAAAGGGCGTGGTGCCGCTGCCGCTAAAAAAACGCTGA
- the cobO gene encoding cob(I)yrinic acid a,c-diamide adenosyltransferase, translated as MKTDAESHQRMTERRRAGHEKKQAAAVNEKGLLIVNTGNGKGKSTAAFGMAVRVLGHGMRLGVVQFIKGALHTSERDFLGAVAECDFVTMGDGYTWNTQDRDADIATARKGWDEARRMIESGDYRMVILDELNTVLKYEYLPLDEVLATLTARSDSVHVVVTGRHAPDALIDAADLVTEMRLVKHPYKEQGVKAQRGVEF; from the coding sequence ATGAAAACCGACGCCGAATCCCATCAACGGATGACCGAACGCCGCCGTGCGGGCCACGAGAAGAAGCAGGCCGCCGCCGTCAACGAAAAGGGCCTGCTGATCGTCAACACCGGCAACGGCAAGGGCAAGAGCACGGCCGCGTTCGGCATGGCCGTGCGCGTGCTCGGCCACGGCATGCGGCTCGGTGTCGTGCAGTTCATCAAGGGTGCGCTGCATACGTCCGAGCGCGACTTCCTCGGTGCGGTGGCCGAATGCGATTTCGTCACGATGGGCGACGGCTATACGTGGAACACGCAGGATCGCGACGCCGACATCGCAACCGCGCGCAAGGGCTGGGACGAGGCGCGCCGGATGATCGAGAGCGGCGACTACCGGATGGTGATCCTCGACGAGCTGAACACCGTGCTGAAGTACGAATACCTGCCGCTCGACGAGGTGCTCGCGACGCTGACTGCGCGTTCCGATTCGGTGCACGTCGTCGTGACCGGGCGGCATGCGCCCGATGCGCTGATCGACGCGGCCGACCTCGTCACCGAAATGCGGCTCGTCAAGCATCCGTACAAGGAGCAAGGCGTGAAGGCGCAGCGCGGCGTGGAGTTCTGA